The DNA window CATTTTTCTCGGTTTCCGTAATAACGCCGCTTACGACCGCTGGTGGGAGGCGCGTAAACAATGGGGCGAAATGGTGTACGAAATCCGCAGTCTGGCGCGTTCCAGTGAAACCCTGCTGGATCTGCAGGCTGAACATTCTGATGCCGGCCCGTTGCGCCGGCGCCTGCTGGAATGGTGTGCCGCGCATTGCCATGCCTTGCGCGCATCGCTGCGCCAGGAAAGCGGCCAGGCCGAGCTGGAAACCTGGCTGGGCAAAGAAGATGCCGCCCACACGCTGAAGCACACCAATCATGCCGATTACTGTCTGCGCCGTGCCGGCCGTATTATCGGCAGCCTGTACCGGCAGGGGCATATTGATGCGATGGGCCTGCGTATTCTGGATGAGCATCTTACCCGGCTGGCGGCGGTGCAATCTTCCTGTGAGCGCATTGCAACCACACCATTACCCTTTGCATATACCTTGCTGACTCACCGCACCGCCTATATCTACTGCTATTTACTGCCCTTTGCGCTGGTGCCCGCCATTGGCGCTTATGCGGTGTTGTTTACCATGGTGGTGGCGTACACATTTTTTGGTCTGGATGTGTTGTCGCAGGAACTGGAAGGGCCGTTTGGCCGCGAAGCCAACGATCTGCCGCTGGACGCGCTGTGCCGGGTTAACGAAATTTCCATTGCCGAATCACTGGGGCAGCAACCGCCACCCCTCTTACAGCCGGTCAAAAACCGGCTGACCTGATCCGGAGCTGTCAGGCACGCAACCAGCCGGTCATCCGGTTCCAGAACCCTTTGCGTACCGGCTCTTCGTTGGCGGCTATGGTTGGCAGAGCTTCACCAGCCTGAGCGCGCTGAAAGTAATCCAGCAGCATCTCAATCATCGGCAATGAAAATTCCAGCGGCACAAACCGGCGGTAGCCTTCGCGCTTCAGCAGTGCCTGCACTTCATGTGCGGCGGGTACGTATTTCATCGACCAGTCGTTAAACAGACGTTTGGTGATCGGTTTATTCTGCAGAATGGTAGCGCCGGTGTGGCGGCTGTCGCGAGTAATGCGGGCATAGGTTTGTAATACCTGACTTTCCTCACCTTCCAGACACTGGAAAAAATACCCATCCCCGAAAAACAGCACGCCGCCGATCTGGTCCTTCTGATTATTACGCCGAGATTGCGCCAGAATGGAGCCGATTGACGATTCAACACTGCCGCGCTGCGATGCTTGGGTTGAGCGGCTGGCGTATACCAGACGAATCAGATGGTTCATACAAATCTCATACAATTATCTATACAGAAGTTGTGCAGATTGTTGTACAAGAAGGGTGATATTGACAGGCTTGTCGATCTATTGGTTTTTGAAAATCTATAGCTTAAAACAATAAGACCGGCAGGCGCCGGTCTTATCAATAACAGAAGAGCCTTTAAGGCGTTGGTTAAACCAGTGTTTTCAGGGCTTCTTTGTCGTAGTCCTGCAGCTCGTCATAACGGCCGGCCTTCACTTTCAGCACCCATTCCGGGTCCTGCAGCAGCGCCCGGCCAACGGCAACCAGGTCAAATTCACCGGCGGCCATGCGCGCACCCAGTTCATCAATGGAAGCGGTAGCGACGCCGGAACCATCAACCATGTCGCGCTTTTCTTCATCAATAAAGCTGGCGTTCAGGCCCACAGAGCCCACGGTAATCACCGGCTTGCCGGTCAGTTTTTTGGTCCAGCCGGCCAGGTTCAGATTGGAGCCTGCAAATTCCGGTTCCCAGAAACGACGGGTAGAGCAATGGAAAATATCCACGCCGGCGTTCACCAGGGGTTTCAGGAAGGCATCCAGTTCCTCAGGGGTGTTGCACAGGCGGGCGTTGTAATCCTGCTGTTTCCACTGTGAGAAGCGGAAAATAATCGGGAAGTCCGGGCCTACGCGCTCGCGGATAGCGGCGACAATTTCACAGGCAAAGCGGGTGCGGCCAACCAGATCACCACCGTATTCATCGCTGCGCTGGTTCGAACCTTCCCACAGGAACTGGTCGATCAGGTAGCCGTGGGCGCCATGTACTTCCACCGCATCAAAGCCAATGGCTTTGGAGTCTTCTGCGGCCTGGGCGAAGGCTTCAATCACCTCGTTAATATCGTCTTTACTCATGGCCACGCCGTTTTCCACGCCCGGACGTACCAGGCCGGACGGGCTGTAACCCGGTACGCTTTCATCCGGACCGGCGCCAGTGTTTTCTTTGCGGATGGCACCTACGTGCCACAGCTGCGGGGCAATTTTGCCGCCCTTGGCGTGTACGGCATCGACCACTTTTTTCCAGCCGGCCAGGGCTGCTTCACCGTAAATAAAGGGTACGCGCGGGTAACCGTTGGCGGCTTTGTGGCCAACGCAGGTGCCTTCGGTGATGATCAGGCCCACTTCGTGTTCGGCGCGGCGGGCGTAATACTGTGCCACCAGATCGTTAGCGGCATAACCCGGGCTGAAGGTGCGGGTCATGGGGGCCATCACAATGCGGTTGCTCAGGTGCAGCGGGCCCAGGGTAATGGGTTCAAACAGAGCGCTGACAGCGCCGTGGATATTGCTCATAATCGCCTCTTCTCACAGGTGTACAGAATGGCGCTCAGCATACTTGGCCCTTTGGCCTATCAAGAGGGGCAAAAGTGCCATTTTCGTCCAGCAGCTGGTGCACCTGTGCAACAAACTGATGCAGAACTGATGCAGAGAAGGTTATGGAATTGCAAAACATCGACAAAGCCCGCTTCAAAAAACACCTGAACCGTTTTCAGGGTGGGCTGGTGGTGGCGTTACTGCTGTTAAGTCTGGGCTTGTCGGAGCTGTATGTGGGGTTGTGGTCAGACGGGGGTTCGCATTTCTGGCTCAATGCCGCCGCGGTAGCGACAGCGGCGTTTATCATTGCCGGGGTGGTGGGGCTGGTGAAAAACCATCCGGCGCTGACCGAAGTAATGTATGTGTGGCGGCTGAAAAACGAGCTGAACCGTATTTACCGCGCCAGCCGTAAGCTGGATAAAGCGCTGGCGGACAATAATCCGGATGCGCTGGCCATTAAGTATTACCAGCTGCACGCCTCCAAACACCTGTATCAGCTGGAAGACAACACCTTAACGCTGGATGAACTGAACCAGCAGATCACCGACTTTGACCAGAAGCTGGCCGAGCTGGGGCTGACCCTGAGCATAGGTGATTATCAACCGGACTTGCTCAACCGCTTGTAAGCGGCGGCGGGTGCGCCGCGCCCGTTATCCATGTAAACTACGCCCCAATTTTTTCCCGTCCGAGATACGCAGGCACCTGCCATGATGAAATACATTTCTACCCGCGGAAACGCCCCGGAACTGAGCTTTGAAGACGTACTGCTGACTGGCCTGGCCACCGACGGCGGTCTGTATGTACCGAAAGAAGTGCCGCATTACAGCCTGGAAGAAATCGAATCCTGGCGTGACCTGCCGTACACCGAACTGGCGCACAAGGTGATTTACCCCTTCGTCGAAGGCTGTGTGGATTCAGCGGCGCTGAAAAAGATGCTGGAATCGGTTTACAACAACAGCGTGTTCGGCCACAAAGCCATTGCGCCGCTGCAGCAGATTGACCACAACGAATACGTGCTGGAACTGTTCCACGGCCCGACTCTGGCGTTTAAAGATTTCGCCTTGCAGATGCTGGGCCAGCTGCTGGATTACGTGCTGGAACGCCGCCACGAAAAAGTGGTGATTATGGGCGCTACGTCCGGTGATACCGGTTCCGCCGCCATCGAAGGCACCAAAGCCTGCCGCAACGTGGATATTTTTATTCTGCATCCGCACGGCCGCGTGTCTGAAGTACAGCGCCGCCAGATGACCACCGTGAAAGGCGACAACATTTACAACATTGCCATCGAAGGCAACTTCGACCAGGCGCAGGATATGGTGAAAGCCAGCTTCGGCAATCAGGCCTTTCTGCGTGGCGAGCGCAAGCTGGTGGCGGTAAACAGCATTAACTGGGCGCGCATCATGTCCCAGATTGTGTACTACTTCTATTCCAGTCTGAACCTGGGCGGCCCGCTGCGCCCCATGGCCTATTCCGTACCGACCGGTAACTTTGGCGATATCTTTGCCGGCTATATGGCGAAGAAAATGGGCCTGCCGGTTGAGCAGCTGATTATTGCCACCAACAGCAACGATGTACTGCACCGTCTGCTGAGCAAAAACCAGTACGAAGTGCACCCGCTCAAGCACACCATCACCCCGTCCATGGACATTGCCGTCTCCAGCAACTTTGAACGTCTGCTGTTTGATCTGTACGACCGCGATGGCGCTAAACTGGCCGATCTTATGGCGCGCATGAATGCCAAAAAAGAGGTGGTATCCCTGGACGAAGACAAGCTGGCCAAGGCCCGCGAACTGTTTGACTCGTACGCCGTCGACGAAACCACCACCGTGGCCACCATGCAGGAAGTGTACGGTGAAACAGGTTACCTGCTCGACCCGCACACCGCCATTGGTGTTAAGGCCGCGCGCGAATGCCGCCGCAATAAGCACATTCCGATGATCACTCTGGGCACTGCCCACCCGGTGAAATTTGAAGATGCCGTACAGCGCGCCGGTTACGACATGCCGAAACTGCCGCACCATCTGAGTGACCTGATGGAGCGCGAAGAGCGCCTGAACGTATTGCCGGCCGAGCTGGCTGCGGTGCAGGAATTCATCGCTGCCAACACCTTCCGCGACTGACCCGGATGAGCAACGTCCGCGCCTGGTCCGACTACCCCGAAGGCTGGATTTTCCGCCACCGCGAATTGCCGGTGGCAGCGGAAGATCTGGCCGCTATTCAGCCGTTAACCGCGGTGGCGTCGCGTCAGTATTGGGTGCAGCAGATCAGCCGCGAAGCCAGCCACGCCAGTCATTTCCTCAACGATGACTGGCCGGCCCGCAACGGCGTCTGGACCGACAGCGGCAACTGGCAAAGTTGCTGGGACAGCGACAGCAACGAACTGCCGGAATTATTGGCCGCGCATTTAAGCTGGGACGACAACACCCCGGTATATTTCTGCTATCACGCCGAACACGTGGTACAAACCACCTGGAAAATCTTCCGCCGTTACTGGAAAAATTTCCTCTTCTACGATGATGAACCCTTGCTGCTGGCGAAAAAGCGCGCTCAGGTGGCGCAGTTTCATTCCGATGGCACCTTTCATATAGGTATTCGTCCGGCCGGGCAATAAATCCTTGACCGGAAATTACCGTAATAAGAGTATTTTTTATCGGTAAATTAAGGCTTTTTAATACTGGTTTTTATTGCGTTTATTATCTTCCCGGTGCTGGTTGCAGCGACCTTAGCCTGCACCTACACTGTGGCTTAAATCCGCTCCGGAGAACCGACTATGCAAGGCGACGCCAAGGTTAATGCCTATCTGAACCAGATACTGGCCATCGAATTAACCTCCATTAATCAGTATTTTCTGCATGCCCGTATGTTTAAAAACTGGGGTCTGGAACAGCTGAACGACAAGGCTTACAAAAAATCCATTAAGGATATGAAACAAGCCGACGCACTGATTGAACGCATTTTATTTCTTGAAGGCTTACCGAATCTGCAGAAGCTCAACCGCCTGCGTATTGGTGAACACACCGCTGAAATGCTGCAGTGCGATCTGGACCAGATTCTGGAACAGCTGGAGGTGCTGAAAGAAGCCATTGCCTACTGTGAATCGGTCCGCGATTACGTTACCCGCGAACTGCTGGAAGACATTCAGGAATACGAAGAGGAATACCTCGACTGGCTGGAAACCCAGCAAACCCTGATCAGCCAGCTGGGTATCGAAAACTATCAGCAATCCATGATGTAAGGGGAGATCACCATGAAAGGTAACGCGCAGGTAATTGCCAAACTGAACGAACTTCTGGCCGGTGAACTCAGCGCCATGGACCAGTATTTTATTCATTCCCGTATGTACGATGACTGGGGTCTGAAAAAACTGTTTGAGCGCATCGACCACGAATTTGAAGACGAAAAACTGCACGCCTCCAAACTGATTGAACGTATTCTGTTCCTCGGTGGCACGCCGGATATGGTAACCCGCGTACCGCTGAATATTGGCGCGGATGTGCCGTCCATGCTGCAAAACGACCTGAACCTGGAGTACAAGGTGATTGTCGATCTGCGCGAAGTGATGGCGCTGTGTGAAGAAGTCCGTGATTACCAGACCCGCGATATGCTGCAGGTACTGCTGGAAGATACTGAAAACGACCACACCCACTGGCTGGAGCAGCAGCTGGGCCTGATTGAGAAAATCGGTTTGCCCAACTATCTGCAGTCGCAGATGGGCTGACCGGCATTTCTGGTATCACTGCAACAGTGCGTTGCACCTTTAAAAAGCTCCCGCGGGAGCTTTTTTTTATTCTGGCTGTCAATAGCCCCTTCTGAAAGCACCCCTTGCCGGTTTATGCTGTGCACCGCGTTGTTATTGTGCGCAAACCGTTGCTGTTGGCGGTGTTGTAACAGTCCTGGTTGCCCGCAGGTTCAGCCTGCTGTGTTGTTTGTGATTAAATGGCGACCAAAATAATAGATTCTGGAGGTTGTTATGCCCCATCGGGCAAGGCTGATGGCCGGCACGGTGTTGTCGTTGTTTCTGAGTGGCTGTGCGCATTGGCCGGGGCCGGAGCACCGGGCCGTTACCCTGGAGGGTATTCAGCAGCTGTTGCAGCAGCAGGCTGAACCGCAGCCACAGATACAGACCAATATCCCGACGGAATGTAGTGGTCTGGCGGGTATAGAAGATCAGCTCGAAGCTCAGCATCTGCAGATCAATCGCCTGAGCAAGCAGGTGCAGAACCTGACCGCTGCCACCCCGGCCTTTGCAAACAGCAGTTGTCCCCCCAATACGCCGGCCGCCTATTACGAAGGGAAGCTGGTGGTTGGTTCGACCGAATGGATCTATCTGACCCCGCCGGGGCATCATTACCAGGCCCGCGTTGACAGTGGCGCCACCACCTCGTCCCTGAGTGCGCAGGAAATCACCCGCTTTGAGCGGAATGGCAAACCCTGGGTCAGTTTCAAACTGCAGCATGATGACGAAGCCGAACCGCTGCAGATCGAAGCGCCGGTGGTGCGTAATGTGCGTATCCGGCAGGCTTCTGCGGATGACGTTGAACGTCGTCCGGTGGTGCAGCTGACCATTAATCTGGGTTCCGGATTGCAACAGGATGCCGAATTTACTCTGACTGACCGCTCACAGATGACCTATCCGATTCTGCTCGGGCGTGAATTTCTGCGCGATATAGTGCTGATTGATGTGGGGCGTAAGAATGTGCAGCCCAGATTCCAGCCGGATGATGGCAAATTACCCGTACCGGCCGTGCCGAAAGCCCAGCGCCCGGTGGTGGTAAACCCGGAGGCTGCCGAGGAACCCAGGGTTAAACCCAAAGCAGCATCCAAAGCCGAGCCAAAGACTGACCCAAAGGCTGACCCAAAGGCTGACCCAAAGGCTGACCCAAAGGCTGACCCAAAGGCTGACCCAAAGGCTGACCCAAAGGCTGACCCCAAAGCAGTGCCAAAAACTGAACCTAAAGCAGCCGCCGAACCCGAGGCTGAGGCTCAGCCTGCCATTCCTCCTTCTTCCGCTGTCAGCGAGTAACCGAACATGATGTCCAGCCGTCAGTCGTCTCTGCGTTTACCCTTGTATGTGTTGGTGGCTGTGCTGCTGATCACCGGAACCTTTCTGATCGTGCATCGCCACTGGGTGTATGAAGTACCGTTGATGTACGGCGAAACCCAGACCATCTGGTCGGTGGAAGCGCGGGTGGAATTTACCGCCAGCGGTGGACCGGTGAAGGTCTCTATGGCGCGCCCCTCGGCTCAGGATGGTTACACCGTATTGAAAGAGGCGGGCGCCTCGCCCGGTTACGGCCTGAATTTTATTGATGAAGAAGAACCGCGGGCCGAATGGTCAGTGCGGGGTGCCAGTGGCCGGCAGGAACTGTTTTACCGGGCTGAAATTCTGGTCAGCCAGAATCAGGGCCGTACCGAGTTACCCGCCCCCGGAATCCGCCCTGTTAGCTGGCCCGAACCCTATGCCGCCGCCATCAGCGAAGTGCTGGCCCAGGCGTATTCAACCTCGGCCGACAATTACAGCCTGACGCGGGAGTTACTCAAGCGTTTCAGCAGTGACGAAGTGGCCCAGAACATTGAGCTGTTGCGCACTCAGTTTGGCGATAAACTGCCGGAATTGTGGGTGGATATGCTGCATAAGGCGCGGGTCCCGGCCAGTCTGGTGTATGGTCTGGAGCTGCGCGACGGCCGGCGCCGGCAGTCGCTGATACCGCTGTTACGGGTGTGGGATGGCGATGACAGCCAGGTGTTTGAATTGCCGGTCAGCGATGGCCGCAGTGTGCTGGTGGGCAAGCATCCGGTACTGCTGTGGGAGCAGCGCGGCGCCCCTGTTCTGGATGTGCTGGGGGGCACCGATTCCAATATCCGTTTTTCCATGATCCGGCGCGAAGAATCCACCTACGCCAACATCGCTGAAAACCTGTCCAGCCAGCACGACTTTCTGAATTTCTCGATTCACAGCCTGCCGATCGAAGAGCAGGCCATGTTCCAGACCATTCTGCTGTTGCCTATCGGCGCTCTGGTGGTCTGTTTGTTGCGTGTTCTGGTGGGCATTAAAACGTCCGGCACCTTTATGCCGGTGCTGATCGCGCTGGCCTTTATTCAGACCTCATTAATCACCGGTCTGGTGGGTTTTCTGCTGGTGGTGGCCACCGGTCTGTACATCCGGGGGTTCCTGTCACGATTGAATTTATTGCTGGTGCCCAGGATCACGGCGGTGATTATTACCGTGATTGCCATCATCAGTTTATTCAGCGTGCTGTCGTACAAACTGGGGCTGACCGAAGGTCTGAAAATCACCTTCTTCCCGATGATTATTCTGTCCTGGACCATCGAGCGCATGTCCATTCTGTGGGAAGAAGAGGGCGGGCGTGAAGTGATGAAACAGGGCGGTGGCAGCCTGCTCACTGCGGTGCTGGCCTACTGGGCCATGAGCGATCCCTGGGTGCGCCATCTGACCTTCAACTTTATTGGTCTGCAGTTTGTGGTGCTGGCGCTGGTGCTGATGATCGGTTCTTACACCGGTTACCGCCTGCTGGAACTGAAACGCTTCAGCGTGTTTGGAAAATAAGCCGTGTTTATTTTGCCCTGGCATTTAAAAGCGCGCGGTATTCTGGGCATGAACCGCCGTAATATCCGCTACATCAGCCGCTACAATCCACGGCATCTGTACCCGCTGGTGGATAACAAGCTGAAAACCAAAATCCTGGCCCAGAAAGCCGGTATTACCACGCCGAAACTCATCGGTACGGTGGAAAGCCAGCACGAAGTGGCCGATCTGGGCCGGATTCTGGAAGGTGTGCAGGGGTTTGCCATCAAGCCGGCCAAAGGCAGTGGCGGTAAAGGCATTCTGGTGCTGCACCGTAATGAACAAGGCCAGCTGGTGAAAAACAGCGGCGCGGTGGTCAGCCTGGAAGACCTGCAGCGCCACGTTTCCAACACCCTGTCCGGCCTGCACAGTCTGGGCGGCAGCCCGGATGTGGCCATTATTGAAGAACTGATCGAATTTGATCAGCAGCTGGGCGGCTTTTCTTTTGAAGGCGTGCCCGATATCCGCGTGATTGTGTGCCGGGGTTACCCGGTGATGGCGATGATGCGGCTGTCGACCCGCGCCTCCGACGGCAAAGCTAACCTGCATCAGGGCGCCGTGGGCGTGGGGCTGGATATCGCCACCGGACGGCCGTTAAATGCGGTGCAGAATGGTCTGCAGGTCGAGCGTCATCCGGATACCGGCCGTATGTTGGCCGAATTACAGATTCCCGACTGGGAAGTGCTGCTGGAACTGGCGGCGCGTTGCTATGAAGTGACGGGGCTGGGCTATCTGGGCACCGATATGGTGCTGGACCGCCGCTACGGTCCGATGCTGCTGGAGCTGAATGCCCGCCCGGGGTTAACCATTCAGGTCGCCAATGGCACCGGCTTATTGCCGCGGTTGCAGAAAATCGATGCACTGGGCCCTGATGATATCGCCTTGCCGGCCGCCGAACGGGTAAAACGCAGCCGCGAATGGTTTGCTGCCGATCCGGCCGATTTGTTCAGCTGATTTCTCCAGATGCTAATCCGGCTGATTGTTACAGCCGGCAGATTCTTTTTTCCCTGTCTTTACGGCGCTATCATGCGCCGTTTTTACAGGCTGCTTTGGCAGCCACCGGATTCTCTGCTGAAAGGAGCCGTTATGCACAGCCCCCGTATTGGTTTTATTGGCATGGGCTTAATGGGCGTGCCCATGAGCCTGCGCCTGTTACAGGCTGGTTTTCCCCTGACCGTGTGGAACCGTAATCCGGCCAAAACCGCCACTGTGGCTGCCGCCGGCGCCGTGGTGGCCGGCTCGGTTGCTGAGCTGGTACGCAGCAGCGACATTATTATGCTGTGCGTCACCGATACTGCTGCGGTTGAGACCCTGGTGTTTGGCGAGGGCGGCGTGGCCAGCGCGGCGCAAGCCGGTCAGCTGCTGGTGGATTTTTCCAGTATTGATCCCGAAGCCACCCGCACCATGGCGGCGCGCCTGCAGCAACAGTGCGGTGCGGGCTGGGTGGATGCGCCGGTATCCGGCGGTGTGGCCGGGGCTGAGCAGGGCACATTAGCGATTATGGCTGGCGGTGAAGCCAGCGATATTGAACGCCTGCAGCCGCTGCTGGCACCGCTGTCGCAACGGGTAACCCGTATGGGGCCGGTGGGTGCCGGGCAGGTGACGAAAATCTGCAACCAGATGCTGGTCAGCTGCAATGTGCTGGTAATGGCGGAAGTGATGGCGCTGGCGGAAAAAGCCGGCGTGGATGCCGGGCTGATTCCGGCGGCGCTGAAAGGCGGTTTTGCCGATTCCATTCCGCTGCAGCTCACCGGCCCGCGCATGGCCGGGCGTGATTTTGAAGGGGTGAAATGGCATGTCAAAACCCTGCTGAAAGACCTGGATATGGCCAACGCGCTGGGGAAATCGCTGCACAGTGCCATTCCCATGGCCGGGCTGGGCGCTGAGCTGATGCGCCTGCACGCCAGTAAAGGCCATGCCGACCACGACCCCTGCACCTTAATCGATTTATACGCGGAGCCACGCCCATGAAACTCTGCGCCAACATTACGTTGCTGTATCCGGAGCTGCCCTTTATTGAACGCTTTGCCGCCGCTGCAGCCGATGGCTTTAAGGCCGTGGAAATCCAGTTTCCCTATGACACCCCGCTGGCGGTTATTCAACACGAATTGCAGCAGCATAATCTGCGTTGCGTGCTCATTAACGTACCGGCCGGCGATTTAATGCAGGGCGGAGAAGGGCTGGCGGCGGTGCCGGAACGTCAGGCTGAGTTCCGTGCGGCGCTGGAGCAATGCGTTGAGTACGCCAGGGGGCTGCAGGTGGACTGCGTGAATGTACTGCCAGGTCGTTGTAACGATAACAGCCGCCGGGCCCAATACCTGGCCACCTTGCAGAGCAACCTGCGGCTAGCGGCGGCGGCGCTGGCCCCACTGGGCATTACCACCACCTTCGAAGCCATTAATACCTTCGATATGCCCGGTTTCCTGATTCACAGCGGCCAGCAGATGCTGGATGTGCTGGCCGAGCTGCAGCAGCCGGCGGTTAAGGCGCAGTTTGATCTGTATCACATGGCCAGAATGGGCGAACCGCTGGTGGAATTTATCCGCGCAAATATTGGCAGCATTGGCCATATTCAGTTTGCCGACACGCCCGGACGGGGTGAGCCAGGCACTGGTGAGCTGGATTTTGCCGCTGTTTTTGCCGCGATTACTGAATCCGGTTATTCCGGCTGGGTGGGGGCGGAATACCGCCCGAGCGGTCCGACCAGCAGCACGCTGGGCTGGATGCAGAGGGTACCGGCGGCTTAAAACAGATCAATCTGGCCCGGTTGGGCCGGTTTGGATTCTGCTGCTGGTGCGGCCGCTGCTGACGGTGTGCCGGTATTGGTTGTGGCAGCGGTATCGGTTTCGCTGAGGGCGGTAAATAAATCCGGTTGCGGTGGCAGGGGGTCTGCAATGGCGGCCGGTTGTAACGCCGCCTGTTTGGCGGCCAGCACCTTCAGGCGGCGCTTTTCACACAGGTTTACCACTAACTGCTTCTGAAAATTACTGAACTGATTCCAGTACAGGCGCTCATCGCGGCTGCGGAAACAGCCTTTGCAATAGCCACGGTTATTCAGCTCGCAGATACGCTTGCAGGGGCTGGGAATGTCAAAAAACTCACCCTGATCAATCATAACAGGCCGTTAAAACACAAGAGGCATTCAGCTTACCAGCAGCTGAGCCGGAGGCAAAAACAAAACAGCCCGCAGGCTTGCGCATGCGGGCTGTCGGGAGAAACACTAACCAGCTGGATTACAGCGGGGTAACGTTCTCGGCCTGTGGGCCTTTCTGACCTTGGGTAACTTCCATGGTCACTTTCTGACCTTCAGCCAGAGACTTACGGCCGTTGCCGTTGATCGCGCTGAAGTGAACGAATACGTCTTTGCCAGATTCT is part of the Venatoribacter cucullus genome and encodes:
- a CDS encoding alpha-L-glutamate ligase-like protein, whose amino-acid sequence is MNRRNIRYISRYNPRHLYPLVDNKLKTKILAQKAGITTPKLIGTVESQHEVADLGRILEGVQGFAIKPAKGSGGKGILVLHRNEQGQLVKNSGAVVSLEDLQRHVSNTLSGLHSLGGSPDVAIIEELIEFDQQLGGFSFEGVPDIRVIVCRGYPVMAMMRLSTRASDGKANLHQGAVGVGLDIATGRPLNAVQNGLQVERHPDTGRMLAELQIPDWEVLLELAARCYEVTGLGYLGTDMVLDRRYGPMLLELNARPGLTIQVANGTGLLPRLQKIDALGPDDIALPAAERVKRSREWFAADPADLFS
- a CDS encoding NAD(P)-dependent oxidoreductase, which translates into the protein MHSPRIGFIGMGLMGVPMSLRLLQAGFPLTVWNRNPAKTATVAAAGAVVAGSVAELVRSSDIIMLCVTDTAAVETLVFGEGGVASAAQAGQLLVDFSSIDPEATRTMAARLQQQCGAGWVDAPVSGGVAGAEQGTLAIMAGGEASDIERLQPLLAPLSQRVTRMGPVGAGQVTKICNQMLVSCNVLVMAEVMALAEKAGVDAGLIPAALKGGFADSIPLQLTGPRMAGRDFEGVKWHVKTLLKDLDMANALGKSLHSAIPMAGLGAELMRLHASKGHADHDPCTLIDLYAEPRP
- a CDS encoding hydroxypyruvate isomerase family protein, which codes for MKLCANITLLYPELPFIERFAAAAADGFKAVEIQFPYDTPLAVIQHELQQHNLRCVLINVPAGDLMQGGEGLAAVPERQAEFRAALEQCVEYARGLQVDCVNVLPGRCNDNSRRAQYLATLQSNLRLAAAALAPLGITTTFEAINTFDMPGFLIHSGQQMLDVLAELQQPAVKAQFDLYHMARMGEPLVEFIRANIGSIGHIQFADTPGRGEPGTGELDFAAVFAAITESGYSGWVGAEYRPSGPTSSTLGWMQRVPAA
- a CDS encoding DUF1289 domain-containing protein, giving the protein MIDQGEFFDIPSPCKRICELNNRGYCKGCFRSRDERLYWNQFSNFQKQLVVNLCEKRRLKVLAAKQAALQPAAIADPLPPQPDLFTALSETDTAATTNTGTPSAAAAPAAESKPAQPGQIDLF
- a CDS encoding cold-shock protein translates to MANLVQGTVKWFNDEKGFGFIAQESGKDVFVHFSAINGNGRKSLAEGQKVTMEVTQGQKGPQAENVTPL